The following are from one region of the Klebsiella aerogenes genome:
- a CDS encoding transcriptional regulator produces MPDITSEIDAVLSDHSRFDADQLDIIISFVNELDKGTLSQFETAQDRTIMNTYEQLLSASKEPARRRRDEEYELESLTGGSRRNATMSNHAEFFDRFKTAPAHMYGYGGNVYRDQTKSYYDVAGKILAGIGGLASFGAGTAAIAASQAGASLSGVAARYALSSVGATGLAAGAMALLRNNFSDVQVATNKDFLETVKSIAKLRNKLNDFFVSLNNKVSSDKTKAKTALTNEMSSHPLRFVAGSGSQVVRANLTPIEHLVTQDFININHDIRAKILPRGENSTWSVAVSSSEMGWDERVLDQSNMGILQQVVYQL; encoded by the coding sequence ATGCCAGATATTACCTCCGAGATAGATGCGGTTCTCTCCGATCATTCCCGTTTTGACGCAGACCAGTTGGATATTATTATTTCATTCGTCAATGAACTGGATAAAGGAACCCTGAGCCAGTTTGAAACTGCCCAGGATCGCACGATTATGAATACTTATGAGCAGTTGCTTTCTGCCAGTAAAGAGCCGGCCAGAAGGCGACGCGACGAAGAGTACGAGCTGGAATCGTTGACGGGGGGCAGTCGTCGTAATGCCACCATGAGTAATCATGCCGAATTTTTTGATCGCTTCAAAACAGCGCCGGCGCATATGTATGGTTATGGCGGTAACGTTTACCGGGATCAGACAAAAAGCTATTACGACGTCGCGGGTAAAATACTGGCAGGTATTGGCGGGTTGGCTTCTTTCGGCGCGGGTACCGCCGCCATCGCCGCTTCACAGGCTGGCGCATCGCTTTCGGGCGTAGCGGCCCGTTATGCTTTATCCTCCGTCGGTGCGACAGGCTTAGCTGCCGGTGCGATGGCGTTGTTGCGTAATAACTTTTCAGATGTACAGGTTGCGACGAATAAAGACTTTCTTGAAACGGTAAAATCTATTGCCAAGCTCAGAAACAAACTGAATGACTTCTTTGTGAGCCTCAACAATAAGGTCTCTTCGGATAAGACAAAAGCAAAAACGGCGCTCACTAATGAAATGAGTTCACATCCGTTACGTTTTGTGGCCGGTTCAGGAAGCCAGGTGGTACGCGCAAACCTAACCCCGATAGAACATCTGGTCACCCAGGACTTTATCAACATAAACCACGATATCAGAGCCAAAATTCTGCCGCGGGGCGAAAATTCGACCTGGAGTGTGGCGGTTTCCAGCTCAGAAATGGGGTGGGATGAACGGGTATTGGATCAGTCTAACATGGGCATTCTGCAGCAGGTCGTTTATCAGCTTTAA
- the nanQ gene encoding N-acetylneuraminate anomerase: protein MLAGDIQSLASAGLHPVLAEALTLALVSRPQDKSPGRFELRGSDIFMNVMILTTQSAESKKSEQHAQYADIQLLLSGEERILWGTVDSARQCEERYIAEDYQLCHVIENEQTITLQPGSFAIFMPGEPHKPGCIATSSQEIKKVVVKVNIALLEEA, encoded by the coding sequence ATGTTAGCAGGTGATATTCAGTCATTGGCTTCTGCCGGGTTACATCCCGTTTTGGCCGAGGCCTTGACGCTGGCGTTAGTTTCTCGCCCACAGGATAAATCTCCGGGGCGTTTCGAGCTGCGCGGCAGCGATATTTTTATGAATGTGATGATATTGACCACGCAGTCTGCGGAAAGTAAAAAATCGGAACAACATGCGCAGTATGCTGATATCCAGCTTTTGCTGAGCGGTGAAGAACGTATTCTGTGGGGAACGGTTGACTCTGCGCGACAGTGTGAAGAAAGGTATATTGCAGAGGATTATCAGCTTTGCCATGTGATTGAAAATGAGCAGACCATTACGCTACAACCAGGAAGTTTCGCGATATTTATGCCCGGAGAACCACACAAGCCTGGATGTATTGCGACATCGTCGCAGGAAATTAAAAAAGTGGTCGTTAAGGTGAACATCGCATTGTTGGAGGAGGCATAA
- a CDS encoding type VI secretion system tube protein Hcp: MAIDMYLKVDGVTGESNDSNHKNWIDVLSFNWAAEQPGNMSVGGGGGAGKVNFQDLAVQALIDKATPAILKFCASGKHVDKVELSICKAGGSQIEYSRVVLEDVLVTKTSFSGVGHTDTIMVNYLFQASKVNLHYWEQSSQGTKGAETKSGWDIKQNKEI; encoded by the coding sequence ATGGCTATTGATATGTATCTGAAAGTGGATGGTGTAACCGGCGAATCTAACGACTCAAATCATAAAAACTGGATTGATGTGTTGTCATTTAACTGGGCGGCCGAACAGCCTGGGAATATGAGCGTTGGCGGCGGTGGTGGCGCAGGTAAAGTGAATTTCCAGGACCTTGCGGTACAAGCATTAATAGATAAAGCAACGCCCGCGATCCTCAAGTTTTGCGCCAGCGGCAAGCATGTCGATAAAGTCGAACTGTCAATTTGTAAAGCCGGCGGCTCGCAAATTGAGTATTCGCGTGTTGTTCTTGAAGATGTTCTTGTGACGAAAACCAGTTTTAGCGGTGTGGGCCATACCGATACTATTATGGTGAATTACCTGTTCCAGGCGTCGAAAGTCAATCTGCATTATTGGGAGCAGTCTTCTCAGGGGACGAAAGGGGCAGAAACTAAATCTGGCTGGGATATCAAACAGAATAAAGAAATTTAA